A genomic region of Thunnus albacares chromosome 4, fThuAlb1.1, whole genome shotgun sequence contains the following coding sequences:
- the pmepa1 gene encoding protein TMEPAI, whose translation MLNLMGVLNATAANVSCTCNCKRYTSLQSMEITQLEFVQILVIVVVMMVMVVVITCLLNHYRLSARSLLSRHAPTRRRHLPLANEGGLWSSESTGTSSGLNEHQVYNPRAPDRGVPSSYLQREPHHAQPQPQPPLQSQRFQHTYAPSRFQPTYPYLPQSLIDLPPTISLSDGEEPPPYQGPCTLQLRDPEQQMELNRESVRAPPNRTVFDSHPLDPSNSCLQASLQAPPPSVHPGISVLEAQEALARQHKQGSRVEGAPPAYSEVIGHYYHPTSLTPSHNHRTLSPSQAPPSSLIHGLLRPPPQQQGSVDNRNARNTKEKSQKPQQV comes from the exons cCCAGCTGGAGTTCGTCCAGATCCTGGTGAtcgtggtggtgatgatggtgatggtggtggtcaTCACCTGCCTGCTGAATCACTACCGCCTATCAGCACGTTCCCTCCTATCCAGACATGCCCCGACACGCAGGAGACACCTGCCGCTGGCCAAC GAGGGAGGTCTGTGGTCTTCTGAGAGTACGGGAACAAGCAGTGGTCTGAATGAG CACCAGGTGTATAACCCCCGCGCCCCGGACCGAGGGGTCCCCTCATCCTACCTACAGCGGGAGCCTCATCACGCCCAGCCGCAACCCCAACCTCCTCTCCAGTCCCAACGCTTCCAGCACACATACGCCCCGAGTCGCTTCCAGCCGACGTATCCCTACCTGCCCCAGAGCCTCATCGATCTCCCCCCAACCATCTCCCTCTCAGACGGGGAGGAGCCCCCGCCGTACCAGGGACCCTGCACCCTGCAGCTCAGAGACCCGGAGCAACAGATGGAGCTGAACCGCGAGTCGGTCAGAGCCCCGCCCAACCGAACAGTGTTCGACTCCCACCCCCTCGACCCATCCAACTCCTGTCTGCAAGCCAG TCTGCAGGCCCCTCCCCCCAGCGTCCATCCAGGCATCAGCGTGCTAGAAGCCCAGGAGGCCTTGGCCCGGCAGCACAAGCAGGGCTCTCGAGTAGAAGGAGCTCCCCCGGCTTACAGCGAGGTGATCGGGCACTACTACCACCCGACGTCCCTGACCCCCAGCCACAACCATCGGACTCTATCGCCCTCACAAGCACCCCCGTCCTCGCTGATACACGGTCTGCTCCGGCCTCCACCACAGCAACAAGGAAGCGTGGACAACAGGAACGCAAGAAACACAAAGGAGAAATCCCAGAAGCCCCAGCAGGTGTGA